The following are encoded together in the Chloroflexota bacterium genome:
- a CDS encoding YfhO family protein: protein MLAFRAAHAPLFKILSNRDVWAIAFLFAFPWLYFWRVTLGQAVWFTTDIMLLYHPFGVELSRALAENRLPLWSPNFIAGFPLIAEGHVATFSPIYLLLFKFLPPHFAISYGMVLHLSWIGVGMYVCARAMQLNRPSALLAGFIFSFNGLTLEKLYHTPILVASAWLPWLIFLHSQFLHTHKRIWFLLLTFSIGLQLVSGFPQTALLSAMTLGLFGLFEIVTEQAYAPLRRFLVSTILPLGLGAGIAAIQIVPTMELIQQSVRGAAMSKDYLTEYSLPPSFLAQFIFPYTQGEPIEHTNEYWAYFGIAPFALAILAPLIRRTRRTLFLTLFVLITLSFALGSFNPAYELIYRLPLFNLFRTPARYIFLALFGAILLSAIAFDELSNRLASSRVNKKAIGIATILGALAGISFWLTQSQSLEFWLTAWQWLPFAIGIGAVCFIALAWRRKILRATFIATLLGLTLFDLVSFAPPFLFTLAQLTPPSYVETPPRVVNALGEPRVTDRVLTDLSIVPSVPAVRGSLAPNQATVYGRQSAQVYSPLPYARHEEYLNLLSAPMLNLLNVRYFMLPLEPRTHRIAAPTQSLAWLLNNEPARIAATLASAIQVTSFTEQTANLPAGTLAAHIVLTLDDNSTLQFPLRVSVETDDWDFDRANDTRTAQHPRARVAHSYPGATRAYGKLFEAHTYRARYELAPARRIVAMNVESALPDGRLCIESVSLIGENNQAISLATLTGKPNLSVAYMSDTVGAWENRDQLPRAFIVHTAEIADDATAFARLQKPDFPADRIVLLEQGVPLQFNGDNSLDRVEIRDYKPEHIALRAATDRPGYLVLTDAWYPGWNAWVDAEPIPISRADVLFRAVPLESGEHDIVFDYQPMSLVLGAGISALCGLVTLGIAFFIEGFVSHNRQTELR, encoded by the coding sequence ATGCTTGCTTTCCGCGCCGCGCACGCGCCGCTGTTCAAAATTCTATCCAACCGCGATGTCTGGGCAATCGCATTCCTGTTCGCGTTTCCGTGGCTTTATTTTTGGCGCGTGACGCTGGGACAAGCCGTTTGGTTTACCACCGACATTATGCTGTTGTATCATCCTTTCGGCGTCGAGCTTTCGCGCGCGCTCGCCGAGAATCGCCTGCCACTTTGGTCGCCAAATTTCATTGCCGGTTTTCCGCTTATCGCCGAAGGACACGTCGCGACATTTTCCCCGATCTATTTGTTGCTCTTTAAATTCTTGCCGCCGCATTTCGCGATTTCATATGGGATGGTGTTGCATCTATCATGGATAGGCGTTGGGATGTACGTGTGTGCGCGTGCAATGCAATTGAATCGTCCGAGCGCGTTACTTGCCGGTTTCATTTTTTCTTTCAACGGTTTGACGCTCGAAAAACTGTATCATACTCCGATTCTCGTCGCCAGCGCCTGGCTCCCCTGGCTCATTTTCTTGCACAGCCAATTCCTCCACACGCACAAACGCATTTGGTTTCTGCTTTTGACGTTCAGTATCGGTTTGCAACTCGTCTCTGGATTTCCGCAGACCGCGTTGTTGAGCGCAATGACCCTGGGATTATTCGGCTTGTTTGAAATCGTAACCGAGCAAGCGTATGCCCCGCTTCGGCGATTTCTAGTCTCGACGATCCTTCCGCTGGGATTGGGCGCGGGCATCGCGGCGATTCAAATCGTTCCGACGATGGAACTGATTCAGCAATCCGTTCGCGGCGCGGCGATGAGCAAGGACTATCTAACCGAGTATTCTTTGCCGCCATCTTTTCTCGCGCAATTTATCTTCCCGTACACACAAGGCGAACCGATCGAACACACGAACGAATACTGGGCATACTTCGGCATCGCGCCTTTTGCGCTCGCCATACTCGCGCCGCTCATACGCCGCACCCGGCGCACGCTTTTTTTGACGCTGTTCGTGCTCATCACATTGTCATTTGCGCTCGGCAGTTTCAACCCGGCATACGAATTGATTTACCGGCTACCACTCTTCAACTTGTTTCGCACACCCGCGCGCTATATTTTCTTGGCGCTGTTTGGCGCGATTCTACTCAGCGCGATCGCGTTCGACGAATTGTCGAATCGGTTGGCATCCTCGCGCGTGAACAAAAAAGCGATTGGCATCGCGACGATCCTGGGCGCGCTCGCAGGCATTTCGTTTTGGCTCACTCAATCGCAATCGCTCGAGTTTTGGCTCACCGCGTGGCAATGGCTTCCGTTCGCGATTGGCATTGGCGCGGTGTGCTTCATCGCACTCGCTTGGCGACGAAAAATTTTACGCGCCACGTTCATCGCGACATTGCTGGGCTTGACCTTGTTCGATCTCGTGAGTTTTGCGCCACCCTTTCTTTTCACGCTCGCACAACTGACCCCGCCTTCGTACGTCGAGACGCCACCGCGCGTTGTGAATGCCCTGGGTGAACCGCGCGTGACGGATCGCGTGTTAACGGATCTGTCCATCGTGCCGAGCGTCCCGGCAGTGCGCGGTAGTCTTGCACCCAACCAAGCGACCGTGTATGGACGTCAGAGCGCGCAAGTGTACTCGCCGTTGCCGTACGCGCGACACGAAGAGTACCTCAATCTTTTGTCCGCGCCCATGTTGAATTTACTGAACGTGCGCTATTTCATGTTGCCGTTGGAACCACGCACGCATCGCATCGCCGCGCCAACCCAATCGCTCGCGTGGTTGCTCAACAATGAACCAGCGCGCATCGCGGCAACGCTCGCCTCGGCAATCCAGGTCACATCGTTCACCGAACAAACCGCGAATCTGCCCGCCGGCACTCTGGCGGCGCACATCGTTCTGACCTTGGACGATAACAGTACTCTACAATTTCCGTTGCGGGTCAGCGTCGAAACGGATGACTGGGATTTCGACCGCGCGAATGACACCAGGACAGCGCAACATCCACGCGCGCGTGTCGCGCACAGTTATCCCGGTGCGACGCGCGCGTACGGGAAATTGTTCGAGGCGCATACCTATCGCGCGCGCTACGAACTCGCGCCGGCGCGGCGCATCGTCGCGATGAATGTGGAATCGGCGCTACCAGACGGACGCTTGTGCATCGAAAGTGTATCGCTCATCGGCGAGAACAATCAAGCCATTTCATTGGCAACCCTTACCGGCAAGCCCAACTTGTCTGTGGCGTACATGAGCGATACGGTCGGCGCGTGGGAAAATCGCGATCAGTTGCCGCGCGCGTTCATCGTTCACACCGCCGAGATCGCCGATGACGCGACGGCATTTGCGCGTTTGCAAAAACCGGATTTCCCTGCCGACCGAATTGTACTGTTGGAACAAGGGGTTCCGCTTCAATTCAATGGCGATAATTCTCTGGATCGCGTTGAAATCCGCGATTACAAACCAGAGCACATCGCCTTGCGCGCGGCAACTGATCGCCCAGGTTATTTGGTGCTGACGGACGCCTGGTATCCTGGGTGGAACGCGTGGGTGGATGCTGAGCCAATCCCTATTTCGCGCGCCGATGTGCTATTCCGCGCCGTACCGCTTGAATCCGGCGAACATGATATCGTATTCGATTATCAACCGATGTCACTCGTCCTGGGCGCGGGCATCAGTGCATTGTGCGGGTTGGTCACTCTGGGCATCGCTTTTTTCATTGAAGGTTTCGTTTCGCACAACCGGCAAACTGAATTGCGTTAG